Sequence from the Metopolophium dirhodum isolate CAU chromosome 2, ASM1992520v1, whole genome shotgun sequence genome:
ttataataaagttaaaaattctcatatattaatttatcacttAATATCATATCTAAATAAAATCTACAAtgccataataatttacatgacGATAAAATGAACATGTTCTTATAGATAATAAATCAAAAGATctttttatgtaaatttgttGCTTCTATAGTATTCAAAACATAGGCGTGCACAGACCTCTGAGTCAGGTATGGCTAAATTCAATTTGATCTCCCACCCTCTTGTCATGGtcacataagaaaaaaattatcattatttcacacatacaaaattcatcaatattgatttaaaattttaaccaaatataatctaataaaacaatttattcaaaaacgttcaaaatataatatataatattaacaattgtcaataaacattaatatgtatttattattataaattattcatgggAAATCGACTTTGGGGCTATTAGTTTAtgagatataaatatttaaagttttgttgAGTGGAGTAGTGGACATACATTCCGCAAGGTAACCCCGTACCACTCCATTCtgctcatcaaaactttaaatacttataacgcATAAATTACTCACACTAAATTTGATTtgtatgtatcgaaatacttagaaaaatattctgctttggaatatgaaattaaaactctatgttgtcattaaataaattaaaaaaattaaaaatgttggaaggacaaaaaattatttaaaaatataattttataataacaaagttGTTTTATAAACGACtagaaattatgtaaaaaatattttcaaaaacaatttcactttttgaaataatgtgtgttcaattttaaatgaatagtcTGTATGGTCCCTCTGGTaaatacaaatgtttaaaaactaaaagggCTATACCTAATTTTAGTCATATCTTCATAAAGTAACAACCCACccacatataaaaaaatctcaGGTTGAGCTAAAGCCCAATCAGCCCacctatgaaatataaaaatgagaaTAGTGAAACATTCcttgtaaacaattatatttatcactAAAACTAGTCTTCAATGCAATGATAACTAATAACCCATTTAATttcaactaattattttgaaggaaatatatttatattatattatgtcaattcTAAGGtgctacaatttttattattatagcttatatattatatatatatataaaactaacgAGTCTAGCCATTGAAAAGTTAGTATATGATAACTtagatatttatgatttaagaCATTATTGATACTGTTTGAACTAAGAATATATCAACAACTAAAGGCCCATAAGTAAGGAAAGATACAGACATTTGACTTCTAACAGGCAGTAAATAACATACCATTTTGTCGAGAGGTCATATATCGTGCGTCTATGTCGTAATCATACTCGTCTCTTGTTGTATATTGAATGGACTTAGGAATGGCTTCAAGAAAGATTTTTTCATTAAGTATTCGAGCGACTTTGAATTTTGGGAGGCGCACGATGAACTGATTACTTGACCCAGGCAGAAAATGAGTTTCCCGTAATTGTGTTTTTGGTGACATACAAttcttactaaaataattattaaattataataaactggcAACTGGCTAAATACTAAATGGggaacttaaataaatatataagtactaacAAGGTTTGTTTCACTATGTCCTTAAACTTTTCATTAGGTAggtgtaaaacattttattttcttcaaaaattttaattaaatattaacacaaaaaatacatacaattattacagcCAAGCCTCTATTTAACGTATTTGATGGTTCTTTGAAAAGAATTTGTCAAATAGAAATAGCCTTTCTAAGAAATATCAATTTTTGTTACACTTAAAATACTTGATTTTATGGTacgaaattaatatatatatatatatatatatatatatgtaatattatgtaccttgaaaaaaatgtttattctctGTTAAATTCAAAGAATTTTCTGATTTGCTTCTCAACTATTTTCTTACCATTGTGCGAGTATAGAATACTCGACAATGACAATACAAGTTAATGAGGTATGATTTAATGAACTAACAATTGAGACAGTGTTTGTAAAAAAGGGCACAagtcagtttttaaaaattaaatatcatagttttgaattgaaaataattttatgctgGATTGAGTGGTGGCACTATCTCATTCTCAATGATATTATCTATCGAGATAGCTAAATATCAGTGCCACCAGCGATCAGCGTATCAGTCAATCCagcgtaaaattatttttaaaacgaaaatatgatacttaatttttaaaaactgactTGTGCTCTTTTTCACCAACACCGTCCAATTGTGTGTaggatttataaatttgtataattgtgtACGAGTAATGAGAATAGttacaaattgaaattttaataatgatacaaaATTAGTTTGTTAAATAGAagtgtttttaaatgaaaattccaCGGTTcccaaacataatttgttatatagaaCCTTGTTAAATAGAGTTTTGATTGTAAATAGCATACAAAATACAGAGCCCTTATGAATATTACctagtatcataataatttgtattattgattCTGCATTTTTCATCCTCCAGTTTTATACTTGTTTgttcaattttatgtttttttgtcaaatttctGAGTACAGATACAGACGATAGGAATAGTATAATTGCAGAAATGAGAAGCtagaaaacattaaataatagcaaggtaaagttaatatttttagaatgtatttgttataaattactttaggtttcaaatgttcaaaatgttcaaaattattgataacgCATAATAATGACCATAGGAACATAGTTATGGCACTCAATTTGTCCAATGTACTCAAACAGTGATAAACTTGGCATGATGTACCACCTAGGCTAATCATTCCAATTGAGCGCGTTAGTGTTACAGCACTATTTTGGGATATCAATGGATCTAAATGTTGTGCTGCCCAATCACCCAAATAATTCTCAACACCAGAAGAGagtacaaatacaataaatgaTAAAGACAGTGAAAATATATCAGGCCAGACACCAACATAATGCATAccctataatacaaaataatattaatattgaataaaaataaaatttaaatataaatcactttttgattattatttattttagttgatcTCAAGTTGTAACGTTGTTCTTGCAGTGATAGAACTTTTTGAGTGTATTGATTGCATTTGGAACATAACTTTAATGTTGCTTCCAAGTTTTCCCTATAAATAATTGCAAAGGAggattaaacaaaattttatattttagaaaatctttttaatattacttGAACTTTTCAATTTCTCTATCAAAGTTTCTTTCCCTAGTAGGAACGAAACAAGCTAACTGTTTCACTTTCATTTCTtgaataatattgcatttatgacacaaaccatttttattttccttAACATCTTCTTGGATAACAGAAAAAACTGCCCTGTTGTACCTTTGATCATGTTGCTCAGGAATTGATTTGCTATAGCTTCCatcctgaaaaaaaataaatgtatttttataagtttataaaaattgatcaaactaaattaaaatatatgtatattatatatatatagacataaatatttatacaatacttGCCTctttaaaaccattaaattgTCCACATTCAATGCATGAAAATTCAAATCGGTCCTCAAAAGCAACTTTAAAATTGGCATTGCAAAACCAACAGTTTACATAGATTGGATAAAATTTTCTTACATAAATGTAGACATAGTAACAGAAAAGAGTTATTGTTATAGGTGCCAGGACTGAAGGTACTGGTTTttcattgatataattaaaataatttgtgacaTAATCTGaaactaaaaacataataatatacaaaatatacaaatatattagacataggtaatattacctatacaactataatttttacattgaaTGTATTTACCGAAAGGAAATAAAGAATcgttattgaaatatttcttgAGCAGATCCAtaatatctagaaaaaaaaatttatatttcgtaTTACCTATACGTCTGAAACtcttattcataattttttttatactcattaAACTTGTACTGGgtaatacaaaaaacaatttaagaatacaattttaaaatataaagtacctaGAGTGTCTTTAAAATTtagaattgaaaaatgttatagtttTATGTATGATTTGTACGTTTGTCCAGtaaaaattgtaactttttaattttaataaataatttcttttcatCTTATCCAATGACAACATGGTCTTTTTTCTTTGTACTTTACCAAAACATTATAAGTTGatatatgtttgtattttaattaaaaatcctaactatttatattttttaaaaatggaatgttcatcatattattaaaacattagtCAATCACAATGATTtcttataaattagaatatattattaaattttattatgtatatttaagccTCTGTCAAACAGAAAGCGTTATTACAATGTCGCGTTATTCACGCGCGTGAAAGCACCATGCCGATGAGCCATTTACCGCTTTAACGCGTTCTGTTTGATAAAGCCTAAGTTCATAATAGGcgcattattattttctttgataTTAAGACTCTAAATATAATGGACAGAATACTGAGATCTAGACaaagacaataattatttaatgtttaatattagcCTTTGTACAGTTTTTActtagtttattagttattagtattctTGACTATACAGTgctgacattttttttagattaacaAGGTATTGAGGCTGGTAAAGAGTTATATGTCacacctattttaaaataacataaaatgaaAAGTTTAATCAATACTTATTGGACATCCTGTATATATATGTCACCCAGTGAAAATACATTACAAATAGTGGGacttatttcatataattcaaattttttattaccaaaagtaatgtattataattataatactaagcTATTAATCTTTCAACATACAACACTATTGTCcaacgataataaaatatttcattgaacaaatatgaattatttaagtggctaatgtttttttataattctttttaTCTCTTAAATAGCTAACACCTCACTAAAAACACAAACTTGTTGAGAAatccttaaaaaataaaatatttactatttatggtaaaattaatattagaaatttacaacaaaattaaaattggataGTTTGAATGCATCAATTGGGAGGTtcttactttttataaatatttaaaaatgttgtcgaAACACTTGATTATATTTGGtgtataatgaatttattttcagttttaaaagacCATTGACGCAAAATAGAATTAATCATTATGAGCTTACACACCATAATACAAGGGAAAGTAGCCCCTCTTTCAATCAAATACATAAATGGAATATTTCCCTTTTTCTGCTTACTGCTTAGTCATTATTAagcctaaaataattaaaagataaacagaatgttttttaattagtaacaagcttttggtatttaaaataatgttattcaaataattcaaataatcagACTATTGGATAATCTGTAATGTTAATTcttaatattctaaatatttgatattttaatgacatttaatttaaatggttaTCTAAGAAAACATAGAAATAAGTCATATTGGATTATCAAAGTACAATATAGACAATATATTGATTGATAATTACATGAGAATCTATTCTCCCATTGGTGACATTTTCAACACAGAAtgaaatacatatatacttttTAGTATAAAAGATCGTAGCACCAGCGTCTTCTAAGGCGGCAGGTGGGATTTTGGGCATGGTAACTACAACAATAGCTAGATAAACAAATAATCatcttaaaaaatcaatatttcctGTAAAGACAActctgattttaataaaaagatagctatatttttttattgaaacaaaacaTACATCCAATTCAATACAATCAATAAGCATAGGTAGGGAAGCTTGTTCTGGAACctaaaaaaacatgaaaattaaAGATATACTTTGAACCCTAAGACAATAAGAACTCTTTTAGCATGTATAAACCACAGACTAGAGTGATCATAATTTTCCTTTTCAAACaggaatactattttttaatttttttaattattactgatATCCattcgataaaattataaaatgcttactacaattatacattacttaattttacttttataataagtatatatgaattaatatttaatagtgaaacaaataacatttgaatgctagtttttataaaacatattatatatatatatgatattatgatggatttataatatataataattgttatatataattgatGATTGAATAGGTCAATGcctcaatagttttaattgtaatattataacaacggaCCACAGGTAATAAAACTTTGTTGAGTTTGTTAATTGAACCAATAATTATCTTTGAAACTAGTATGAAACATAACTCACAtcgatattatgtatttatgtaagtatagACAGTATAGTATAGCTATACGCATAGCACATTGAACTACCTAAAAGGCTATAAACCTAACCTCGTATGCAAAAACTATTTAGGTGTCTATATTAAATTACACACTCAAGTCTCAAATCAGTTAAATTTAACAAGGAAGTgtgtgaaattaataataataaagaacaaAAAGGGGTCAGATTGAATGTCACGAGGGCCAGTAAAACGTATTTATTTGTTACGTTATTCGCCAACAAAATAATCGAATCGacagttttattttagtaaaacaaaataatggaCATAATCAATGCATTCCTCTAAGCCGCATGAAACCAagtctgtaataatattatgccgacTAGACATTTATGGATGTAATATTctaaaatggtaaataatagtattgtaggcaccgtaataaaattgtaattttcaaaaacagataacaatgaatgacgttcgaatagtttaataattatggcATGTGTATTGTGTTGGTAACACCACCCAGCAGTCGATGGCGAGGTGAAGGGTGACCACCATCCACTTTCCCGCCGTAGCGTTGCGATTATtgataaaacttaaaactacTTCAAAACGCCGATTGACGACCGACTAGACCGAGGATTACGATTTAGTCGAATTACGATTATATCAAACATACACACAATTCGCACTTGAAATTGGTATAGTTTAACGACCGGTTTCTAAAACGTTCAACCAAAGATCAATGTATCAAAgtaattaaagtaaattaaatttttataccaCATacccaatttaatttaatttgcttattaaatatttgtaataaattgtttaaaattatttaaatacattttcatttcaaCATGTTGCTTAGATCCTCGCAAGGCATTACCAGATCAATAATAATGTGTGCACAACGTTACTCAACAATGTGGCCTACCAAAGCCTATGTAAACGGCGAATGGTGTGATGCAAAATCTGGAAAGACTTTTGACGTTGTCAATCCGGCTACAGGAAAGACTATTGCTACTGTACCAGATTTGGATGCTTTGGATGTACAAGTGGCTATAAATGCTGCAAATGATGCGTTCAACACATGGAAAAAGACTACGGCTAAAGAAAGAAGTGATCTATTGAGAAATTGGTATGAtattttggttaaaaataaagattatttaGCAGACGTTGTAACATCAGAGGCTGGAAAACCATTAGCGGAATCATTGGGTGAAGTAGCTTATGGAAATTCATTTGTTGAATGGTTTTCGGAAGAAGCTCGACGAACTTATGGGGAACATGTTCCTAGTCCAAATAAAACCAAAGAAATTTTAATGATTCGTCAACCACTAGGACCAGTTGGTCTTATTACACCCTGGAACTTTCCAATTGCCATGATAACTAGAAAAGCTGGAGCTGCTTTAGCAGCAGGATGTACATGTGTCATTAAACCGGCAGAAAATACTCCAATCACAGCATTAGTTTTAGCAAAGTTTGCTGAAGACGCCGGCATTCCCAAAGGTGTAATTAACATTGTAACTACATCAAGAGAAAATACTCCAGAAATTGGTAAACTGTTATGTGAAAGTCCAGACATTTACGGTATATCATTTACTGGATCTACTGAGGTTGGAAAATTACTGTACAAACAATGCAGCAGCACAGTAAAACGTGTTGGTTTAGAATTGGGAGGAAATGCGCCATTTGTAGTATTCAATGAAGCAGACATCGACAAAGCAGTAGCTGGAGCAATGGCTTCAAAGTTTAGAAATTGTGGGCAGACATGTGTAAGTGCTAAtagatttattattcaaaaaaatgtatttacagaatttgttgataaattgaAAGTAGAAATGGATAAATTAGTCATGGGCGATGGTAAGACTTGCGGTGTGAACTTGGGACCATTGATCAATTTTGCTCAGGCAGATAAGGTAGATAGAATAGTAAATGATGCTAAGAATAAAGGAGCAAAAATCATAACTGGTGGAAAACGAGCATTAAGTGTTGGCGAACGATTCTATGAACCAACATTAATTACAAATGTTACTAAAGACATGGCCTGTTACGTGGAAGAGATTTTTGGACCTGTTGCAGTATGTATTGAGTTTGATACAGAACAAGAAGGATTGGAGATTGCAAATAGTACAAACAGAGGGTTAGCTGGTTACTTTTACTCAAATGATTTGTCTCAAGTTTGGAGAGTAGCAAAGGCTCTAGAAGTTGGAATGGTCGGTGTAAATGAAGGTATCATATCAGCCACAGAAGCAGCATTTGGAGGTGTCAAAGAATCTGGTCTCGGAAGAGAAGGTTCTCGTCATGGTATGGACGAAtatacagaaataaaatatatttgttttggaaACCTagaatactaattagtaatttattattatcatatattatgatttataatattgtaagtgaAATAGGTACTGAATATTAATGTCttccataaaaataaacttgtcttccaaaagtaatttattattaagttgttaaaattgtttaatatatattaattataaataattcatattattattgtcttggCTTATTTTTCGAAGGAttgttaataatgattattcattgaGTAGTATTCATTGAATAGTATTTGAAAAAAGCTAGGTAAGCACTAGTTATGTGTAGTAacttaacaacatttttaatacaaagcATGTGTTTAAAAAAGCAACAAGGATTATCAACCTACTAGTTGACagctgttataaataatattacacattttattgttttttgtttaagtgCCTAGCGCAGATGTAGTGTTTAAGGGGGGAATAGGGGTCATGACCCCCCTAGACATTGTtaactacctataaataatattttttttccagaaATGTGTATAGATGTTCCgggcttataaattataatcacagcctacaaattgtattattgccTATTGGATACATGTTTTCCCTCTGTATAGATCTAAGTtggtaaaaagttaaaagtagaATTTTTGCACCAAAAAGATTTCCCCCCCTCCCCTTAGAAAACTAATCAAATCCGATACTAACTCAGAGTATAGTGATTTcataatagatacctacatacctaatataatatactcttattAAGTACCAAGTCCggaatcatataataaataagctGTAGTTATAAAGTACGGATcacattttatagattatacttTACAAAATGTACATTTCCAGACTGAATTGAgttgtataagtacctactaaaaataaattaagtaatgcAATGATTTAgtgttataaaataactgttgtttaatttgaatatatactTTACTGGACAATTATTTgactagaaaaattaaatctttttaaaatatcagctaaaccattaacatttttacaagtTATGCAACTTTTAAGGAATCACAAACAAATAAGAATTAGGTatccatgtaataataatttgtacgtaggtacaatttataattacctaGTAAATATTTGTACCTGTTAAGACTGAGTCAATATGATAAGcaagaaacaaaattaattaatacttcacaatattgtttaaacaaTGACATCGATGTACCAGAgtagttttcaatatttatgtatgaacaaaactacaaaatagtatAGAAAGAACTATTCATAACCCACGTCCGAACGTGTTGCATAACTTAGGTATagattatagtaattaataatattatgttgaaccaTAATACCATACCTCGAGGCTCGAATTGAATGGGTTGACGACTGTTGTGAATGTACTCAATAGTCTATTACTTCATATTAACGGTTCTCGGCGACtggtaagtaaattaaaaacgaaacaatcgaaaattcaaaactagtaaaaaataataattacgagtCTACTAATTAAAGAcggtaatattgtaaattgtgatTCAGTAGTTTTGCCCGGTTTTGGACTTCGTTGTTATCACTTTTGAAACGATTTGTAATCTGTTCGTTTAGGTTAAgtttcgtaaaataaaaaataaaagcaaatTAAAAAACGCCGATCGACACGACGTTACGTCACAACGACTGAATATCAATTTTTCAGCGACCGTCATAGGACCTACCGCGTCGTTGTAACATAACGTacgtgatattttattatttaaccaaCTTTACGTCGTGAATAAAATTGTCATACATTAATTGGACGAAATATTTTACTCCATGATGGTgggtattataattgtataattgtataatatattaaaataatcagttaatttattcattacgACATGAGCATTGTGTGTGACTGGGTAttttacgatataataattattaattttacatcgTGGTTCGGTGTTTgcatatagtaaaatattatattaatgcaccATGAGTTTAGTGTTAATAGTTGGTAGCACGAACTATGATATCTTCGTTCGTGGTCGGTAGTAAGttgttaattatacaaatttatggTTCTATGGGTGACGTATCACCTAGATCCCCgacctacaagttacaactacgATACCTtaggtatatcttaaatcgtagtTACAACCTACTCTTGAACTCTATCACCATCGTTATCtactatctactatctagtCATATTCTAGATCCCGTGTGATACGTTGTTACCTTGGGgtgaaaatcgaaaatatccctcgacttgttatgcaAAACCACATTAGTGGCAATTACGGAGATATCTTAAGATTAtagtactttaaaatatatcttaatccATGGTGGCAACTATAATAGTTCTTGTTGTGTCATTTGGATCACGGGGTTCTAGGAACTGAACTGGATACAGTTCAGTGATTCTA
This genomic interval carries:
- the LOC132939516 gene encoding uncharacterized protein LOC132939516 isoform X4; this encodes MDLLKKYFNNDSLFPFDYVTNYFNYINEKPVPSVLAPITITLFCYYVYIYVRKFYPIYVNCWFCNANFKVAFEDRFEFSCIECGQFNGFKEDGSYSKSIPEQHDQRYNRAVFSVIQEDVKENKNGLCHKCNIIQEMKVKQLACFVPTRERNFDREIEKFKENLEATLKLCSKCNQYTQKVLSLQEQRYNLRSTKINNNQKGMHYVGVWPDIFSLSLSFIVFVLSSGVENYLGDWAAQHLDPLISQNSAVTLTRSIGMISLGGTSCQVYHCLSTLDKLSAITMFLWSLLCVINNFEHFEHLKPKLLISAIILFLSSVSVLRNLTKKHKIEQTSIKLEDEKCRINNTNYYDTSANGSNKDSDESEMMDIDHIGELPKSRQKILNKTVDNLFQGMKLNENRGFKNNILRPPKFLMPGKRDKFVGYAESSPGYYSSYSVKDDYDFDTQSIYSQHSFRPQYSPMCHQPVSPYTYYALPHHQNSPLNLSHSSNTSNIQHTSDWPKMLMYSIPGVILLALQCYLLHDIKDYMKQK
- the LOC132939516 gene encoding uncharacterized protein LOC132939516 isoform X1, with translation MDLLKKYFNNDSLFPFGKYIQCKNYSCIVSDYVTNYFNYINEKPVPSVLAPITITLFCYYVYIYVRKFYPIYVNCWFCNANFKVAFEDRFEFSCIECGQFNGFKEDGSYSKSIPEQHDQRYNRAVFSVIQEDVKENKNGLCHKCNIIQEMKVKQLACFVPTRERNFDREIEKFKENLEATLKLCSKCNQYTQKVLSLQEQRYNLRSTKINNNQKGMHYVGVWPDIFSLSLSFIVFVLSSGVENYLGDWAAQHLDPLISQNSAVTLTRSIGMISLGGTSCQVYHCLSTLDKLSAITMFLWSLLCVINNFEHFEHLKPKLLISAIILFLSSVSVLRNLTKKHKIEQTSIKLEDEKCRINNTNYYDTSANGSNKDSDESEMMDIDHIGELPKSRQKILNKTVDNLFQGMKLNENRGFKNNILRPPKFLMPGKRDKFVGYAESSPGYYSSYSVKDDYDFDTQSIYSQHSFRPQYSPMCHQPVSPYTYYALPHHQNSPLNLSHSSNTSNIQHTSDWPKMLMYSIPGVILLALQCYLLHDIKDYMKQK
- the LOC132939516 gene encoding uncharacterized protein LOC132939516 isoform X2, giving the protein MDLLKKYFNNDSLFPFGKYIQCKNYSCIDYVTNYFNYINEKPVPSVLAPITITLFCYYVYIYVRKFYPIYVNCWFCNANFKVAFEDRFEFSCIECGQFNGFKEDGSYSKSIPEQHDQRYNRAVFSVIQEDVKENKNGLCHKCNIIQEMKVKQLACFVPTRERNFDREIEKFKENLEATLKLCSKCNQYTQKVLSLQEQRYNLRSTKINNNQKGMHYVGVWPDIFSLSLSFIVFVLSSGVENYLGDWAAQHLDPLISQNSAVTLTRSIGMISLGGTSCQVYHCLSTLDKLSAITMFLWSLLCVINNFEHFEHLKPKLLISAIILFLSSVSVLRNLTKKHKIEQTSIKLEDEKCRINNTNYYDTSANGSNKDSDESEMMDIDHIGELPKSRQKILNKTVDNLFQGMKLNENRGFKNNILRPPKFLMPGKRDKFVGYAESSPGYYSSYSVKDDYDFDTQSIYSQHSFRPQYSPMCHQPVSPYTYYALPHHQNSPLNLSHSSNTSNIQHTSDWPKMLMYSIPGVILLALQCYLLHDIKDYMKQK
- the LOC132939226 gene encoding succinate-semialdehyde dehydrogenase, mitochondrial isoform X2; translation: MCAQRYSTMWPTKAYVNGEWCDAKSGKTFDVVNPATGKTIATVPDLDALDVQVAINAANDAFNTWKKTTAKERSDLLRNWYDILVKNKDYLADVVTSEAGKPLAESLGEVAYGNSFVEWFSEEARRTYGEHVPSPNKTKEILMIRQPLGPVGLITPWNFPIAMITRKAGAALAAGCTCVIKPAENTPITALVLAKFAEDAGIPKGVINIVTTSRENTPEIGKLLCESPDIYGISFTGSTEVGKLLYKQCSSTVKRVGLELGGNAPFVVFNEADIDKAVAGAMASKFRNCGQTCVSANRFIIQKNVFTEFVDKLKVEMDKLVMGDGKTCGVNLGPLINFAQADKVDRIVNDAKNKGAKIITGGKRALSVGERFYEPTLITNVTKDMACYVEEIFGPVAVCIEFDTEQEGLEIANSTNRGLAGYFYSNDLSQVWRVAKALEVGMVGVNEGIISATEAAFGGVKESGLGREGSRHGMDEYTEIKYICFGNLEY
- the LOC132939226 gene encoding succinate-semialdehyde dehydrogenase, mitochondrial isoform X1; protein product: MLLRSSQGITRSIIMCAQRYSTMWPTKAYVNGEWCDAKSGKTFDVVNPATGKTIATVPDLDALDVQVAINAANDAFNTWKKTTAKERSDLLRNWYDILVKNKDYLADVVTSEAGKPLAESLGEVAYGNSFVEWFSEEARRTYGEHVPSPNKTKEILMIRQPLGPVGLITPWNFPIAMITRKAGAALAAGCTCVIKPAENTPITALVLAKFAEDAGIPKGVINIVTTSRENTPEIGKLLCESPDIYGISFTGSTEVGKLLYKQCSSTVKRVGLELGGNAPFVVFNEADIDKAVAGAMASKFRNCGQTCVSANRFIIQKNVFTEFVDKLKVEMDKLVMGDGKTCGVNLGPLINFAQADKVDRIVNDAKNKGAKIITGGKRALSVGERFYEPTLITNVTKDMACYVEEIFGPVAVCIEFDTEQEGLEIANSTNRGLAGYFYSNDLSQVWRVAKALEVGMVGVNEGIISATEAAFGGVKESGLGREGSRHGMDEYTEIKYICFGNLEY
- the LOC132939516 gene encoding uncharacterized protein LOC132939516 isoform X3 gives rise to the protein MDLLKKYFNNDSLFPFVSDYVTNYFNYINEKPVPSVLAPITITLFCYYVYIYVRKFYPIYVNCWFCNANFKVAFEDRFEFSCIECGQFNGFKEDGSYSKSIPEQHDQRYNRAVFSVIQEDVKENKNGLCHKCNIIQEMKVKQLACFVPTRERNFDREIEKFKENLEATLKLCSKCNQYTQKVLSLQEQRYNLRSTKINNNQKGMHYVGVWPDIFSLSLSFIVFVLSSGVENYLGDWAAQHLDPLISQNSAVTLTRSIGMISLGGTSCQVYHCLSTLDKLSAITMFLWSLLCVINNFEHFEHLKPKLLISAIILFLSSVSVLRNLTKKHKIEQTSIKLEDEKCRINNTNYYDTSANGSNKDSDESEMMDIDHIGELPKSRQKILNKTVDNLFQGMKLNENRGFKNNILRPPKFLMPGKRDKFVGYAESSPGYYSSYSVKDDYDFDTQSIYSQHSFRPQYSPMCHQPVSPYTYYALPHHQNSPLNLSHSSNTSNIQHTSDWPKMLMYSIPGVILLALQCYLLHDIKDYMKQK
- the LOC132939516 gene encoding uncharacterized protein LOC132939516 isoform X5, yielding MDLLKKYFNNDSLFPFGKYIQCKNYSCIVSDYVTNYFNYINEKPVPSVLAPITITLFCYYVYIYVRKFYPIYVNCWFCNANFKVAFEDRFEFSCIECGQFNGFKEDGSYSKSIPEQHDQRYNRAVFSVIQEDVKENKNGLCHKCNIIQEMKVKQLACFVPTRERNFDREIEKFKENLEATLKLCSKCNQYTQKVLSLQEQRYNLRSTKINNNQKGMHYVGVWPDIFSLSLSFIVFVLSSGVENYLGDWAAQHLDPLISQNSAVTLTRSIGMISLGGTSCQVYHCLSTLDKLSAITMFLWSLLCVINNFEHFEHLKPKLLISAIILFLSSVSVLRNLTKKHKIEQTSIKLEDEKCRINNTNYYDTSKNCMSPKTQLRETHFLPGSSNQFIVRLPKFKVARILNEKIFLEAIPKSIQYTTRDEYDYDIDARYMTSRQNVQMDQIKTVMNQK